The genomic segment TCGATATCGAATCACTGGAAACGCTTCTTTTGTTAAGCTAGTAAAAACTAATTCTCCTTCTTCTCCTTCAGGGACTGGTTCGAGCGTATTCGGATTAACAACTTCGACTAAGAAATGATCTTCTGCGATATGGAGACCGTCTTGTACTTCATGGCATTCCATAGCAACCCCTGGTCCAATGACCTCGCTTAAGCCATATATGTCACACGCTTTTATATCAAAGAGTTCTTCTAATGTCAGACGCATTTCTTCTGACCATGGCTCAGCACCAAAAATACCGTAGTTTATCGATGTGGATTTCGGATCTTTACCAAGTTCTCGCATTCGTTCTGCTATATTTAACATATACGAAGGGGTGCACGAGATAACTGTTGGCTTAAAATCTTCAATCATCATAATTTGTCGATCAGTATTTCCACCGGACATCGGTACGGTGACCATTCCTAGTCGTTCCCCACCGTAATGCAAACCAAGTCCTCCGGTAAATAAACCGTACCCATACGCATTATGAAGAATTTGTCCCGGCTCTCCACCGGCGATGGAAATGGCACGGGCCACCACTTCTGACCAATGGTCAATATCGTTTTTCGTATAAGCAACAACTGTCGGTTTGCCGCTTGTTCCACTTGAGGCGTGAATTCGAACACAATCTTTTAACGGTACGGCTAGAAGGTCAAATGGGTAGTGATTACGTAAATCTTTTTTTGTGGTGAAAGGGAGCCTTTGCAAGTCTTCAAGAGAGGAGATATCATCTGGAGTTAT from the Bacillus sp. (in: firmicutes) genome contains:
- the paaF gene encoding phenylacetate--CoA ligase, which gives rise to MILHEIETCSREEMEKLQLRRLQETVKHVYENVPFYQRQFTQLQITPDDISSLEDLQRLPFTTKKDLRNHYPFDLLAVPLKDCVRIHASSGTSGKPTVVAYTKNDIDHWSEVVARAISIAGGEPGQILHNAYGYGLFTGGLGLHYGGERLGMVTVPMSGGNTDRQIMMIEDFKPTVISCTPSYMLNIAERMRELGKDPKSTSINYGIFGAEPWSEEMRLTLEELFDIKACDIYGLSEVIGPGVAMECHEVQDGLHIAEDHFLVEVVNPNTLEPVPEGEEGELVFTSLTKEAFPVIRYRTGDIASITREPCQCGRTTTRMSRVKGRVDDMLIIRGVNVFPSEIEQYLLTVEELAPHYQIHLVRKGSLDAVQLQVEVNEPFFAAINGNLQDERVHQLKKNIQHLLKTYCFISIDVNVHEPKSIPRSQGKAIRVVDLRNQLKVNQ